In one Chitinispirillales bacterium ANBcel5 genomic region, the following are encoded:
- a CDS encoding efflux RND transporter permease subunit: MNNNINKPMSLLDKLIRFCLENKVVTFLLAIVILGVGIAVAPFNWDLDIIPRSPVAVDAIPDIGENQQIVFTEWEGRSPQDVEDQITYPLTVSLLGIPQVRSVRSFSMPGFSMVYVIFDEEAEFYWSRSRILEKLSSLPAGTLPQGVSPALGPDATALGQVFWYTLEGRDKDGNETGGWDLQELRSIQDWQVRYSLAATEGVSEVASIGGFVKEYQIDVDPAAMNAHGITINQVYDAVRNSNTEVGARTVEINQVEYMVRGLGFVKSVGDLEQAVVTVRNDVPIMIKDVAKVTLGPALRSGVLDKEGVEAVGGVVVARYGENPLEVIQSVKEQIETISPGLPNKTLEDGTESQVTIVPFYDRTDLINETLGTLSEAIYLQILITILVVIVMINHLGSSILISGILPFAVLMSFLGMKYFGVDANIVSLSGIAISIGTIVDMGVILMENMLKHLNNAKDGERRIDIIFRAASEVGGAILTAVTTTIISFLPVFTMTAAEGKLFRPLAFTKTFALIASIIVALTLLPALAHLVLRQRGKISSKSVRIATASILTLTGLYLTFAVAWWAGVIVVSFAVKMFLEIFASKRVQKWLPWAVNAVFVVVIGTLLTFEWLPLGSQRSTFINLLFVAAAAGSVLFLFRLFEKKYATILSYFLKRKVVFLVPVGFFIIMALSIWLGFSKVFFFLPGFVKQSAPVVSLAHTFPGLGREFMPPLDEGSFLYMPTIMAHGSQGAAQDIMRIQNMAIRQIPEVESVVGKIGRAESPLDPAPVSMFETVINIKPEFSTDESGRRINYRYNRRESEFVRDASGNLIEDPRGRPYRQWRPEIESMDDIWDEISMAASVPGVTGAPLLQPIAARVVMLQSGMRAPMGIKVMGPDIESIETFSLQLEELLKEVPSVNPAAVLADRIVGKPYLEFDIDRGEIARYGLSVAEVQNLIEVAIGGRTITTTVEGRERYGVRVRYPRELRADPETMGSVLVPTPSGAQIPLNQLGEFIYRRGPDMIRAEETFLTSYVLFDSRPGYAEVNVVEAAREYLQSKIDEGSLVVPDGVSYHFAGNYENQVRSERTLMVILPLALILIFMVLYLQFRRISTTSLIFLGIIVAWSGGFILIWLYGQSWFMDISLLGVNIRELFNMHTINLSVAIWVGFLALFGIATDDGVVMCTYLDQQFSDRSTKSIDEIRKLTVNGALKRVRPALTTSATTILALLPVLTSTGRGSDIMVPMAIPAFGGMIMALTTIFLSPVLYCLFREVEFKRKNNPISQNVG, translated from the coding sequence ATGAATAATAATATAAACAAACCAATGAGTTTGCTTGATAAACTGATAAGGTTTTGCCTTGAAAATAAAGTGGTGACGTTTCTGCTGGCTATTGTAATACTTGGTGTTGGTATAGCTGTAGCTCCGTTTAACTGGGATTTGGACATTATACCTCGCTCGCCAGTTGCGGTTGATGCCATACCTGATATAGGAGAAAATCAGCAGATTGTTTTTACAGAGTGGGAGGGTCGTTCGCCACAGGATGTGGAAGATCAAATTACCTACCCTCTTACTGTTTCACTACTGGGAATACCTCAGGTTAGAAGTGTGAGGTCCTTCTCTATGCCTGGTTTCTCGATGGTGTATGTAATTTTTGATGAAGAAGCTGAATTTTACTGGTCAAGAAGCAGAATTCTTGAAAAACTCTCTTCACTGCCGGCCGGTACACTGCCTCAGGGGGTAAGTCCTGCGCTTGGGCCTGATGCGACTGCTTTAGGTCAGGTGTTTTGGTATACTCTTGAGGGGCGCGACAAGGATGGCAATGAAACCGGTGGATGGGATCTTCAGGAACTTAGGTCTATTCAGGATTGGCAGGTGCGCTACTCTCTTGCTGCTACGGAAGGAGTTTCAGAAGTAGCTTCAATTGGAGGTTTTGTTAAGGAGTATCAGATTGATGTGGATCCGGCTGCTATGAATGCACACGGTATCACTATCAATCAGGTTTATGATGCAGTAAGGAACAGTAATACAGAGGTGGGGGCCAGAACTGTAGAGATTAATCAGGTTGAATATATGGTTCGGGGTCTTGGCTTTGTCAAAAGTGTCGGGGATCTGGAGCAGGCTGTTGTTACGGTGCGTAACGATGTTCCTATAATGATAAAAGATGTAGCAAAGGTTACATTGGGTCCTGCATTGAGGAGTGGGGTACTCGATAAGGAGGGGGTTGAAGCTGTAGGTGGAGTAGTTGTAGCCCGATATGGTGAAAACCCTCTTGAAGTGATACAGAGTGTAAAAGAACAGATCGAGACGATTTCACCCGGTCTTCCCAATAAAACACTGGAGGATGGAACTGAATCACAGGTAACGATCGTTCCTTTTTATGACAGAACTGATCTGATCAACGAAACCCTGGGGACTCTAAGCGAAGCTATATACCTTCAAATTTTAATAACTATACTTGTGGTTATAGTTATGATTAATCACCTTGGTAGTTCAATACTCATTTCAGGCATACTGCCCTTTGCTGTACTCATGAGCTTTTTGGGTATGAAATACTTTGGTGTAGACGCGAATATCGTTTCTCTGTCCGGAATTGCCATATCTATCGGAACAATAGTGGATATGGGAGTGATTTTAATGGAGAACATGCTAAAACACCTAAATAATGCCAAAGATGGAGAGCGGCGAATTGATATAATTTTCAGGGCAGCTTCTGAAGTTGGTGGCGCGATTCTTACCGCTGTAACAACTACGATAATAAGTTTCCTTCCGGTATTTACAATGACTGCTGCTGAAGGTAAGCTTTTCAGACCCCTTGCGTTTACCAAAACATTTGCCCTGATCGCTTCTATAATTGTAGCGTTAACACTTCTTCCGGCTCTGGCTCATTTGGTTCTTAGGCAGAGAGGTAAAATATCTTCCAAAAGTGTCAGAATCGCTACTGCTTCAATATTAACATTAACCGGATTATATCTCACCTTTGCAGTTGCCTGGTGGGCTGGTGTAATTGTAGTTTCTTTTGCGGTAAAAATGTTTCTTGAAATATTTGCATCCAAAAGAGTACAAAAATGGCTGCCATGGGCGGTTAATGCTGTATTTGTCGTGGTAATAGGAACTCTGCTTACCTTTGAATGGTTACCGCTTGGATCACAACGTTCAACCTTTATTAATCTGCTATTTGTGGCTGCTGCTGCAGGAAGTGTACTTTTTCTCTTTCGTCTTTTCGAAAAAAAGTATGCAACTATCCTCAGCTACTTTCTCAAAAGAAAGGTTGTCTTTTTAGTTCCTGTTGGATTTTTTATAATCATGGCTCTTTCTATTTGGCTGGGGTTTTCAAAAGTGTTCTTTTTCTTGCCTGGGTTTGTAAAACAGAGTGCACCTGTTGTATCGCTTGCACATACTTTTCCCGGGCTTGGAAGGGAATTTATGCCACCACTCGACGAGGGTTCTTTTCTTTACATGCCAACTATCATGGCTCACGGGTCTCAGGGTGCTGCTCAGGATATCATGAGGATTCAGAATATGGCCATCAGGCAGATCCCTGAGGTGGAATCGGTTGTGGGAAAAATAGGCAGAGCAGAAAGTCCTCTTGACCCCGCGCCGGTATCGATGTTTGAAACGGTAATAAATATAAAACCGGAATTCAGTACAGATGAGTCTGGTAGAAGAATCAATTACAGATATAATCGAAGAGAAAGTGAGTTTGTCAGGGATGCAAGTGGAAACCTGATAGAAGATCCAAGGGGAAGGCCCTACAGGCAGTGGCGTCCAGAGATAGAGAGCATGGATGATATTTGGGATGAAATATCTATGGCTGCATCCGTGCCGGGGGTTACCGGTGCTCCGTTACTCCAACCCATTGCTGCGCGGGTTGTAATGCTTCAAAGTGGGATGCGTGCTCCAATGGGAATTAAAGTGATGGGGCCGGATATTGAATCTATAGAGACGTTTTCGCTTCAGCTTGAGGAGCTTCTCAAAGAGGTTCCATCAGTTAACCCGGCTGCAGTATTGGCTGATAGAATTGTGGGGAAGCCCTATCTTGAGTTTGATATCGATAGAGGTGAGATTGCCCGCTACGGTCTCTCCGTTGCAGAAGTACAGAATCTTATTGAAGTAGCAATCGGAGGACGTACAATAACAACCACTGTTGAAGGCAGAGAACGTTATGGTGTACGGGTACGATATCCAAGGGAACTGAGGGCAGATCCTGAAACCATGGGAAGTGTGTTGGTACCAACACCTTCAGGAGCACAAATTCCTCTAAATCAGCTTGGTGAGTTTATATATCGAAGAGGTCCGGATATGATACGAGCAGAAGAAACCTTCTTAACCTCTTACGTTCTTTTTGATAGCAGACCTGGGTATGCTGAAGTTAATGTGGTTGAAGCTGCGAGAGAATATTTACAAAGTAAAATTGATGAGGGGTCACTTGTGGTCCCTGATGGTGTTTCCTATCATTTTGCTGGTAACTATGAAAACCAGGTCCGCTCAGAGAGGACGTTAATGGTTATACTTCCTCTTGCGCTTATACTGATCTTTATGGTTCTCTATCTACAGTTTAGAAGAATTTCGACCACATCTTTAATATTCCTGGGTATAATTGTAGCCTGGTCGGGTGGATTTATTTTAATATGGCTGTATGGTCAATCTTGGTTTATGGACATCTCTTTATTAGGAGTAAATATTCGAGAGCTGTTTAATATGCACACTATCAATCTAAGTGTTGCTATCTGGGTTGGCTTTCTTGCTTTGTTTGGCATTGCCACCGATGATGGGGTAGTGATGTGTACCTATCTTGATCAACAGTTTTCTGATCGAAGCACAAAAAGTATCGATGAGATTAGGAAGCTTACCGTTAATGGTGCACTCAAGAGGGTCCGCCCCGCGCTTACCACGTCTGCTACGACAATACTGGCTCTTTTGCCTGTGCTTACTTCAACAGGAAGGGGCTCGGATATTATGGTTCCAATGGCAATACCGGCTTTTGGTGGAATGATTATGGCTCTTACGACTATCTTTTTGTCTCCGGTTCTTTACTGCTTATTTAGAGAAGTGGAGTTTAAGAGAAAAAACAACCCTATAAGCCAAAATGTTGGGTAA
- a CDS encoding efflux RND transporter periplasmic adaptor subunit, whose protein sequence is MRANSKNIKEKIVSTFSSAKDNKKLRTILIVLLAFVVAYRLGGAFSPGASDHFSHDHDHDHTHEQDENGYWTCSMHPQIVLSEPGQCPICHMDLIPMESGSGSQDEHGERALTLSQSAARLSRVVTTPVNRQSGAVNVNMNGRIVPDENRIEVISARMGGRIDRLLVGETGARVNRGTPLAAIYSPELLALQQELISANASVKRIGQSASELVRNSAQRNLNAAREKLRLLGFSNSQLEEIMAQSTPSDHMTIRSAQAGIVLERKVSGGDYVQEGTDLFKIADISGVWAKLDAYERDLSHLRVGQEVEFTVSALPGETFTGNISFIDPVIDPFTRTAGVRVEVNNSDYRLKPEMYLRASTKPKQSDTDLDSDSKPLVIPSTAPLFTGKRAVVYVEKSSDDQGYVYEGRDVVLGPRTGDYYIVESGLEEGERVVSHGAFRIDSELQIRGRPSMMNPEGGALTGAHAHHGDHQEAGTPEDSHEGIDETVHSVEVSSAFLENLDPVYQSYFNLSKSLANDDHNSAVVAMGELGEQIDKVHGSSGDDLTVWDESKKEMLEVISHKNHYSDIEELRNAFANLSEQVITLQRVYGHHSGEHFLAFCPMALNDKGAYWLQSQDQISNPYFGESMLRCGEIKETF, encoded by the coding sequence ATAGTAAAAATATAAAAGAAAAAATTGTTAGTACTTTTTCATCTGCAAAAGATAACAAAAAGCTAAGAACAATTCTTATTGTGCTTTTGGCTTTTGTGGTTGCGTATCGTTTAGGTGGCGCATTTTCACCAGGTGCAAGTGACCATTTTTCACATGATCACGATCATGATCATACACATGAACAGGACGAAAACGGATACTGGACGTGCTCAATGCATCCTCAGATAGTGCTTTCTGAACCAGGACAATGTCCCATATGCCATATGGATTTGATACCAATGGAGTCGGGTAGTGGCTCTCAGGATGAACATGGAGAGAGGGCCCTTACGCTTTCTCAGTCTGCCGCGCGTCTTTCGCGGGTTGTAACAACCCCGGTAAACCGCCAAAGCGGAGCTGTAAACGTAAATATGAACGGAAGAATTGTTCCCGATGAAAACCGCATCGAGGTAATAAGCGCGAGGATGGGTGGTAGAATCGATCGGCTCCTGGTTGGTGAAACCGGTGCCAGAGTAAACCGGGGAACACCGCTGGCAGCTATCTACAGCCCGGAACTATTGGCGCTTCAGCAGGAACTGATAAGTGCCAATGCTTCTGTTAAGCGGATTGGTCAAAGTGCAAGTGAGCTGGTAAGAAACAGCGCACAACGGAATTTGAATGCTGCCAGGGAGAAATTGAGGCTTCTTGGCTTTAGTAATTCACAATTAGAGGAAATAATGGCCCAAAGTACGCCCTCAGACCATATGACCATCAGGTCCGCTCAGGCGGGGATTGTGTTGGAGAGGAAAGTAAGTGGTGGTGATTATGTGCAGGAGGGGACAGATCTGTTTAAGATCGCAGACATCTCCGGTGTATGGGCTAAGCTTGATGCTTACGAAAGAGATCTTTCTCATTTGCGGGTTGGTCAGGAAGTTGAGTTCACTGTGTCGGCTCTTCCCGGTGAAACATTTACGGGTAATATTTCGTTTATTGATCCGGTGATTGATCCCTTTACACGCACTGCGGGGGTTCGTGTAGAGGTAAATAATAGCGACTACAGGCTTAAACCGGAAATGTATCTGAGAGCTTCAACAAAGCCTAAGCAGAGTGATACTGATCTGGATTCAGATTCCAAACCGTTGGTTATACCCTCAACTGCGCCACTGTTTACCGGTAAACGGGCAGTAGTGTATGTGGAAAAGAGTTCGGATGATCAGGGGTATGTTTACGAAGGCAGGGATGTTGTTTTGGGGCCCAGGACCGGTGATTATTATATAGTAGAATCAGGGCTTGAGGAAGGTGAACGTGTTGTATCTCATGGCGCTTTCAGAATCGACTCTGAGCTTCAAATTCGTGGTAGACCAAGTATGATGAACCCCGAAGGGGGAGCACTTACCGGGGCACATGCACACCATGGTGATCATCAGGAGGCAGGTACACCAGAGGATAGCCATGAGGGAATAGATGAAACAGTTCACTCTGTAGAAGTCTCTTCTGCTTTCCTTGAAAATCTTGATCCGGTATATCAAAGCTATTTCAATCTATCAAAGTCACTTGCCAATGATGATCATAATTCGGCAGTTGTGGCAATGGGAGAACTTGGAGAACAGATCGATAAGGTTCATGGCAGTAGTGGAGACGATCTAACGGTGTGGGATGAAAGCAAAAAGGAAATGCTCGAAGTCATTTCACATAAGAACCATTACTCAGACATCGAGGAACTACGAAACGCATTTGCAAATTTATCAGAACAGGTAATAACACTTCAAAGAGTGTATGGACATCATTCCGGGGAGCATTTTCTGGCATTTTGCCCTATGGCACTTAATGACAAGGGGGCTTACTGGCTCCAGTCACAGGATCAGATATCTAATCCCTACTTTGGAGAGTCGATGCTTCGTTGCGGGGAGATTAAGGAAACATTCTGA